In Comamonadaceae bacterium OS-1, a single window of DNA contains:
- the trpB gene encoding tryptophan synthase beta chain, with protein MYGGSFVSETLTHAIEELKDAYAQYQHDPAFLAEFESELAHFVGRPSPIYHAARTSREMGGAQIFLKREDLNHTGAHKINNTIGQAMLAKRMGKPRIIAETGAGQHGVATATICARYGLECVVYMGSEDVKRQSPNVYRMKLLGATVVPVESGSKTLKDALNEAMRDWVANVDNTFYIIGTVAGPHPYPMMVRDFQSVIGNECLVQMPEMLAAAGCTSPQPDAVVACVGGGSNAMGIFFPYIDVAATRLIGVEAAGEGLESGKHSASLQKGSPGVLHGNRTYLLQDANGQVTETHSISAGLDYPGVGPEHAFLKDIGRAEYVGITDTEALEAFHYLCRTEGIIPALESSHAFAYAMKMAKTMRPDQSILVNLSGRGDKDIGTVADLSGSDFYDRPSMRGLTVKGATAAKEAV; from the coding sequence ATGTACGGGGGCAGTTTTGTCTCCGAAACACTGACCCACGCCATCGAAGAGCTGAAAGACGCTTACGCCCAGTACCAACACGACCCGGCCTTTCTGGCCGAGTTCGAGTCGGAACTGGCCCACTTTGTGGGCCGCCCCTCGCCCATCTACCACGCGGCCCGTACCAGCCGCGAAATGGGCGGTGCGCAGATCTTCCTCAAGCGCGAGGACCTGAACCACACCGGCGCACACAAGATCAACAACACCATCGGCCAGGCCATGCTGGCCAAGCGCATGGGCAAGCCGCGCATCATTGCCGAGACCGGCGCGGGCCAGCACGGCGTGGCCACGGCCACCATCTGCGCCCGCTACGGCCTGGAATGCGTGGTCTACATGGGCAGCGAAGACGTGAAGCGCCAAAGCCCCAACGTCTACCGCATGAAGCTGCTGGGTGCCACCGTGGTGCCGGTGGAGTCGGGCAGCAAAACCCTGAAAGACGCGCTGAACGAAGCCATGCGCGACTGGGTCGCCAATGTGGACAACACTTTCTACATCATCGGCACGGTGGCGGGCCCGCACCCCTACCCGATGATGGTGCGCGACTTCCAGAGCGTGATCGGCAACGAATGCCTGGTGCAAATGCCGGAGATGCTGGCGGCGGCTGGCTGTACCAGCCCCCAACCCGATGCGGTGGTGGCTTGCGTAGGCGGCGGCAGCAATGCCATGGGTATTTTCTTCCCCTACATCGACGTCGCGGCCACCCGGCTGATCGGCGTGGAAGCGGCGGGTGAAGGCCTGGAATCGGGCAAACACTCGGCATCGCTGCAAAAGGGCAGCCCGGGCGTGCTGCACGGCAACCGCACCTACCTGCTGCAGGACGCGAACGGCCAGGTCACCGAAACCCATAGCATCAGCGCCGGGCTGGACTACCCCGGTGTCGGCCCCGAGCATGCCTTCCTGAAAGACATTGGCCGCGCCGAATACGTGGGCATTACCGACACCGAAGCGCTCGAAGCCTTCCACTACCTGTGCCGCACCGAGGGCATCATTCCCGCGCTGGAGTCCAGCCATGCCTTTGCCTACGCCATGAAGATGGCCAAGACCATGCGGCCCGACCAATCGATTTTGGTGAACCTGTCGGGCCGGGGCGACAAGGACATTGGCACGGTAGCCGATTTGTCGGGCAGCGACTTCTACGATCGCCCGTCCATGCGCGGCCTGACCGTCAAAGGTGCAACTGCTGCCAAGGAGGCCGTATGA